CCTTTACGCTTGGTGAGGATTTGGTTGTTGAAAGCGTCAATACACCAATGATTAGCGCTATGAGAAAGACTTCTGAAAGCGAGATCGTTGGAAAAACACTGCTTCAGGTGTTACCCGAATTAGAAGGCCAAGCCATTTTAGAAATTGTGCGAAATGTACTCAGAACTGGAGAATCTTTTAAAGGTTTCGCAGTGCCTATAAAATTTCTAATAGACGGACAATTACAAGATGAGTACTTTGATCTTTCCTATACACCTATTATTGAAGAAGGGCGAATCTCGGGCGTATTACATCTTGCCATCAAAGTAACAGAACAGGTTATGTCAAGAAAGAAGCTGGAAGAAAGCGAAGCCTACCTGCAACATAGAGTAGAAGAAAGAACAAGAGAATTGGCCAACGCCAACAAAGAACTCCAACGTTCCAATTCTCAGCTCGAAGAATTTGCTCATGCCGCCTCGCATGATTTGAAAGAACCCATTCGCAAAATTCATTTTTTTACGGACCGGCTGAAGAACCAGTTATCCGATAAGATGAGTCCTGAAGATATGCGGATGTTTGGCAGGGTAGAACACGCCAGCCAGCGTATGAATTCATTGATTGACGATCTGCTGCTTTACTCACATGTCAGCCAAAGACCGCATGAAAAAAAGACTATCGACCTAAATGAGAAGATGAAACGACTACTGGAAGATTTAGAGTTGGATATAGCGGAGAAAGCGGCAGTAATAACCATTGGCGAACTGCCTGTCATACAGGGTCATCCAAGGCAGTTGCAACAACTTTTTCAAAACTTATTAACCAATGCACTGAAATACAGTCGTGCGGATGTGGCACCACATATAGAGATTACAGCAAAATTGGTCAGCGGAACAAGACACGATTTGTTACCAGATAAGCGTTACCACCTGATAATAGTAAGCGACAACGGCATTGGCTTTGAGCAGGAGCAGGCCGAAAAAATCTTTCAGATGTTTCATCGCTTACATGGTAAAACTGAATATGAAGGCACTGGTGTTGGGCTGGCCATTGCAAGAAAAGTAGCAGAAAATCATGGAGGTAAGCTCACCGCTCAAAGTGAGCCGGGAAAGGGAGCCATTTTTAATTTGTATTTGCCAGTTGAATAAATTAATAACTAGAAAGACCTGTTTTTTCTTTACCACCGCGTTTCTGCCGCCAAAGCCTAACAGTTATTAACAGATGAGATCAATCCTGTAATCAACTTAAATAAGCGACAGTGAATCCCCGCAAAACCTTTTACCTTTAAGGAATTAGGGTTTCCGTTAATTGAAAGTACCAAGCAAATCATATAGTATTTGCTTCTGAAATTTTATTTATTTACCTGATTATTCAGAAATATGCGTAGGCTGGGTGCATGGGCAGTAAATAATAAACAGTGCATTATTAAATTGCTGCTCCCACTACTTTTTGTTTTTAGTTCTTGCAACGATTCAAACAGAAAAGGGGGCAAAGCAGTTTCCGTCATAGACACCAATAAGAATGGTGAAATCAGAGGCACACTTGTACAACAAAGCACAGACAGCTTTCTTAATATACTGCGCAACGCACAGAAGGTATATGTTGGTGATTTCGACACCATGCTGAAACGCCGTATTATTCGGGTACTCGTCCCTTATAGCCGCACCCTTTTTTTTAATGATAAGGGAAAAGAATGTGGGGTTACCGCAGATAACTTCCGGCAATTTGAGATATATCTCAACAAGAAGTACTACAAGAAGCCAGTAAGTATTCCTTTCACCGTGGCCTTTATTCCCACTCCACGCGACCAATTGATCCATCATCTACAACAAGGACTGGGTGACATTGCCGCTGGAAACCTTACGGCAACAGAAGCGCGATTAAAGCAGGTTGATTTTGTAGCACCAAAAGAACAAGGCAGCGTATCTGAAATTGTTATTAACCGCACAAAAGACCCAGCAATAACAAATGTAGAACAGCTGTCAGGCAAAACCATTCATGTACGCAAATCTTCCAGCTACTTTGAGAGCCTGCAAAACTTAAACAACAGACTTAAGTTAGAGGGTAAGTCACCTGTCCTGCTAAACATCGTTTCTGATGATCTGGAAGATGAGGATCTGATGGAAATGCTCAACGCCGGTGTGATTTCAGATATTATAGTTGACGACTGGAAGGCGAAAATGTGGGCACAGATCTTACCCGGAATAAGAGTAAACGAACAGGCCGCTATGAGTAGCGGAGGGTACATTGGTTGCGCTTTCCGTAAAAACAGCCCCTTGCTCGCTGCTGAATTAAACGACTTCTATTACAATTATGAGAGAAACCTGGCGAGTATGCCCTACCGCCTAAAGAAATATTATAAGAAGGTGAAAGAGCTGCAGGATCCTACTAACTCCGGCAATACCAATCGCTACAACGAGATCATCCAGTTGTTCGAAAAATATGGGGACAAATACGACTTCGATCCATTGATGCTGGCTGCCATGGGATTCCAGGAGTCAAAACTTGACCAAAGTAAGCGAAGCCCGGTAGGCGCCGTTGGCGTAATGCAACTCATGCCTACCACCGGTGCCGAAATGAAGGTAGGCGACATCAACATTACAGAGGCCAACATTCATGCTGGAACTAAGTACATGGACCAACTCATGACAACTTATTTCCAGGATGCTCACTTCGACCTATTCAATAGATCGCTATTTGCATTTGCCTCTTACAACGCAGGCCCCAACAAAATAGCTAGTTTACGAAAGCTGGCTGCTGAGCGCGGCCTCAACCCGGACATATGGCTAAACAATGTTGAAATTGTAACCTCTGAAAAGGTAGGGTTGGAAACCACCACTTATGTTCGAAATGTTATGAAGTACTACTACTCCTACAAGCTAATGCTGGAGCGCAGTAAGGAAAAATCTAAAGCACTAACCGGCAGTGTAGCCGAAAAGAGCAATTAGACAACGACTTTTGAGGCTGGAAAGATGTGTTAAACCCAAATAAAAAAGGCTTACACATAGTGGCAAGCCTTTTTACTTTATAGATAGCAATCGTTCTCTGATGTAGTTCGCTTATATCAGCTCACTTAGCTGATTTCTTCCTAAAATTCAGGTTCACTCCTCATTGCTCCCAATGACAGTTCACTTCCTTTAAAACCTAAGTAGCGTTCCGCATCTGGCGTTGTCCGGCTCTCCTATTTCCATCATTTAGTTATTGGATTGATTCGACCACAACATCGTTTGTAATAAGAAAAGACTTCAATATTGACATTAGCTGATCAATCTCTTCTTTTGTATTCTCTTTACTGAAGGAGAAGCGAATTGTAATGCATTCATCCGTTTTTTGAAGTGCCTTCATCACATGCGACCCGCCGCCACTGCTACAAGCACTTCCGCCCGACACGCAGACGCCTTTCAGATCGAGATGAAATAGCAGATCTTCACTTTCTTTCGTTTTCGGGAAACAAACACTCAACACAGTATATAATGATTCTTCCGGGCCATTGAAAGAGATACGAGGAATGGCTTGCACCAACAGTTCCTTCAAATACGTCTTCAAACTAGCAATGTACTGGCTATCCGACTCGTACGATCCCATAGCTAACTCTAGCGCCTTGGCAAAACCAACTATCCCATAAACATTCTCCGTACCCGCACGTAGGCTTCGTTCTTGACCACCTCCGTAAAGAAGTGGCTGAATCTTTAACAATGGATGCACATATAGAATGCCGACACCTTTCGGACCATGAAATTTATGACCAGCTCCTGAAACAAAATGAACGCCTATCTCTGAAAGATTAAGTGGATAATGTCCAACTGTTTGAACGCAATCAGAGTGAAAGATAGCACCATGCTGTTCACACAAAGCACCTACAGTTTTGATATTCAGAAGGCTGCCAATCTCGTTGTTTGCATGCATCAGTGAAACCAAACATTTATGCCCCTGGCTGGTTTGTTCCATTAATAGCTGTTCGAAACTAGTATAGTCAATACTACCATCGGTCTTTAATGCTACGTAGAATACAGGAATTTTATTTTGTTGGCCATAGTATTCTACGGTATGCAATACCGCATGATGTTCGATGGGCGAAGTAATGATACAGGTACAACCCAAATCGCGGATAGCCGCACTAATAGCCGTATTGTTGCTTTCTGTTCCCCCGCTTGTAAAATAGATGGCAGAAGCCTTAACGCCCAATAACTGCGAAACAGACTTACGTGCCGTTTCAATGGCCATGCGGGTTGTACGTCCGATAGAATAAGTAGAAGAGGGATTACCGAAATGGTTGGTCAAAAAAGGTAGCATAGCTTCCAACACTTGCGGATTTAAACGCGTGGTAGCAGCATTGTCGAAATAGATTGTATGACTCATAATTTTTTTTATATCAGTTTAAATCGAGGTACTAGTTATTATCCCTTCTTTACTACGCCATTAATCAATTCCTTAATGACGTGATTGATGTTATCCATACAAAGGAAAGAATTCGATCAATCCGTTTAGCTTTTCAATTTAATAAGAAAGGGTAAGTAGACACAAACCCTTTTACACGATGAGAAAAACACCAAATGCACATACTTACGGCCTAACCAGCCTACTATTTTATTAGAGGTAAAGATTTTTTAAATCCATTGATTACGCTTTGCCATTATTGTATTCAGCTTTTACCTTATCCAACAGTGCTTTATAGTTTGAAATTTTGAAACGCATGACTCAAATCGAATTCATTTACTATAGCATATCCTTTGGCATTACTGATTTATGGTAAAATATGGCGGGGATCATTATGACAGTTTCCATAAAGTAGAAGCGGTGACATTCAATTCAATTGTATAAAACATTCAATTGAATGTTTTAGAAATTCATTTGCGCGCTTAAGTTCCTACAATGGCGAGTGAGCATTTTTTTAAAGTGGACGAATTACTAAAAACACTTGACCAATATGCCTTTTGGGATTATTTGTATGTTGGAGATTTTCTGAATAGGAGGCTGAAAGTCAGGAGTACATTACATATAGAAAAAGGGAGGATACACTTCAAATGAACCAGCCTATCGCAAGCCCTAATTAAAGTAGCGGAGTCTTGTTGTGCATAGGTGCTCACCGCCTCAGGTTGACCGGCGGCCTGCGCTTGTGCATCAAGGAAAAAGTGGAAAAGATAGAAGAAGCAAGGCAACGAAGAACAATAAGTCTCTAATCCTGTTAATCACACTAATCCAAACAATCCGCGATCAACTGCTTAGACAAGGACTTAAACCGGTTACCCAACGGCGGCTTCTCGCGGTGATCGATCGATACTACCAACACTTGTGGCTTCTTTTCTAAGCGTGCGTTTGCACAAGCTTCTGGCAACAGTTGTTCAAACGCACCCGGTTGGGTAACAGCATAAGCTGTTGCACCCAGCGATTCAGCAAACTGCACCAGGTCAGGCGCTCCAAGGTCATAATAAGGATCATCCATCTTATCAAACTGGTTGGCCACCGTCATTTCACCATGATGCACCATACCATAAAAGTTGTCGTACAACACGATGTACACCACGCCTACGCTATAGCGGGCCGCCACTTGCAGCTCCACCCCATTCATTAAAAAAGCACCATCACCAGTAACACAGATACAAGTGGTATCAGTACTTCCCAATTGCCCGCCAATGACGGCGCCACTGGCCCAGCCCATAGAGGAAAAACCACAAGGCACATAGGCTTTGGCGGGCGCCTCTAGCTGCATAAAATGCGAGAAGTAACCGGTACAATTACCCATATCCACAAAAAAGGAATAGGCATTGTCTTTAGCCAGGTGGCTTAACTGGTGAAATATAGATTGAGGTTTCAGCGGTACACAGTCCGCCTCCAGTTTGTCAGCATCGTCAAATGGTAAACACCGGTTCTTAAATAGCTGCAACTGCAACAGGCGCTCGCCGGTCCGTTGTGGATACATATTTCCCACTCTTTCCTCTATAGAGAACAAGCCCGTTAAAAAGCTTTCAATGTCTGTTTGTAAGCGATGTGTTGTCCGGTATGCACGCCCTATCACCTTTGCATTTAGATCTACATGTATAAATGCCTGTGTTGCTTGCAACGCCTCGCTCCAGCGGCCAGTAGCCCACTCGTTTAGCGAACTGCCCAACACCAACACCACATCAGGCGCGGCCTCTTCAAAATAGGTTTCACTATAGCGGGAAGCTCCCATTCCAAATACACCTAGCGAGGCCAGCGTAGACTCGGGAAACAATCCCTTACCCTTAGGACTGGTTATTACACCAATGCCGTATGAATGCGCAAACGCTTCAAACTGGGCTGCCAACTCCACATTTTTAAAGGCCTCCCGGCAACCAGCACCCAATAGAATAACTGGCCTTTCAGCTTCCTGCAACAGTTGATAAACATCATAAACTATAGCTTCCACCAACAATGGCTTTGGCTGCAAATAGCTGTCATATACCCGCTGTTCTGGAAATAGTACGTGGCTAATAGTTGCCGATGCAATATTGAGTGGAATAGACAGATGCACTGCCTGCCGCGGACTGGCAAACGCCGTTTGTAACGCACGCGAAAACAACAAAGGGAAATTAGCGGCACTCACGGCCGTTTCACTAAACCCACAGGCCCTACCCAATACATCTGTAATGTTCACGCCCATATCTATACTGTCCTGAATAGCGCCTTTGCCGGCAGTATCAGTAGCTGTTTGTCCCGTTATAAGCAACAGCGGCACGCCATCGGTGTGCGCACTTACCAGCCCCGTCAGGGCATTGGTAGCACCGGGGCCTGCCGTAGAAAATACCACGCCTAGCTTACCGCTAGTGCGGGCATAGCCATCGGCCATAAAGGCCGCCCCTTCTTCATGCCTACTGATGATAAACCGAATGCTTGGGTGCTCTCGCAACAGTTTTAAAAAAGGATGAATGTAACCGCCGGGTATACCAAATACATATTCCACACCCTCCAGCTCCAAATATTTGATCACTAGTTCAGCTACCGTTATGTTTTGTAGGTCTTTATAGGTATGCATCATTGTTATTGAAATAAAAAAGGAATGAATGGTTATAGTGTTGGCAGCCATTGAATAGCTACCGAACGTCTATTGCGGGAGTTAACACCCTCCAGCCCTGCCGGCTTGCTGGATACGCCTATCAGCACCACTCCAAACAGTTTTTGTTTACGCGACAGCTTCAGGTCTTTACGCAGCCAGGGAAAGGCATGGTTGTAGGAAAACTGAATACAGGAGTCTACCCCGCGTTGTTTAGCGGCCAGCGTCAGTCCATAAGTAAAATTGGCCAATGAGGCTTTCACCGCGTTTTGCGCCACCCGGTAATCGCGCCGGCTACGCAAAGCCAGCTGTATAAAAGCAGCCAGTTTCTTTACCGGCGACTTCACCGCACCCATGCGGTGCCAGAAAAGCGACAAGGCCGCCAGTGATAACTGGTTAAATTCCTTGAGCGTAGGCTTGTCGTAATAAATAGCAATGACCCGTGGCGTGCCTTTTACCACTACCTGCTGCTGATACGTTTGCATTACCTGCTGGTTCACCTCCCACGAAGTTTTTTGATGACTGCTGGCATGGCTTAACAGTGCTACACGCAGCGATGGCAATACCGACTCCCAACCCAATGCCTCATACCGGTCGCGAAACTGCTGCGACGCCTTTTCACTTAATACCGCTACCCGCCAAGGCTGCATATTGCCGGCCGATGGCGCCCAGGAGGCATCGTCAATAATGGCCTGTACAATGGAATCAGGAATAGGCGTATTCATAAAATGGCGTACAGACGCCCGCGCACGAATCGTTTCTGATGCAGTCATTGGTGGTGGTGTTTGTGGTTTAAAATGGGCTGAATAATTCAGTGGCTACCAGCCGTTACCAAAAGAAGAAAAACCCTAAGCCCACTCCTAGCGAAGCCGGCATAAACTGCCAAACGTTTATACACAACTGTAATTAAACTGGTATCTATTGCGAGACGCTTTTTTGTTATATATCTCGCCGGTATTTGAGATTTGAAGTGTGAGGTTTGAAATCAGGTGGCTCGCAGAGCACGCATAGAGAGAGAAACCACAGAAACACAAGAAAAAGAAGGGTCACAGAGAAAAGGTGGCCCGCAAATGGCGCAGATATCGTTTCCGGTTTCAAGTTTCTGGTTTCTTGTTTCAACTTCAGCTTTCATCCCGATTGCTAATCATAACGCTGCGGGCCTTTGTCATCCCGAACGCATTGAGGGATCTCAGTGATTCACAAATAAAGTCGGACTGCTATTGTAAATTCTCTCCGCTGTCATCCTGAACTCGATCCTGAGCTAGTTTACCCTGAGCACAGTCGAAGGGAAGGAAGCATCCGATCTCACACCAAAAGAATAGCCAAAACACACAAAGACACGTACCCTAATGACCACCTAGCCCTTTCTCCTAATCCCAAAACCTCCCCAAATCCCGGTTCAGCCAGTCCATCCTCCACTGCTGCTCCATGGTTCCTTCATGGTAGCTTCCTAGTAAAGCCATAGTAACGTCATAGTAACCTGTGGGTAGCCTGTAGGTTCACCCGTATCTCACCCGTATCTCACCCGTATCTCGGCCGATCCTTCGGCCCTACCTAACCCGTACCACTACCGTATATCAGTCTATGACCCCCCCGTAGAAATAGTAAAAAAGTCTAATAAGAAAGGCTAGAAATGCCCCAAAGAGAAGAGCCCTAAAGATACAAAACCACTCCCACTCATCCTTCTTCTCTCCTCTCTAATGAACATTGCTCATTGAAAATTGAGCATTGAACATTTCCTCCACTTCTTCCTTCATCATTCCTTGTTCCTTGTTCAATATTCAAATCGGCTGTTTTGCATGCAGCGTGCAGCTTGAAGCGTGTAGCTTACTTCATACAGCGCCTGGCCTCCCTTCTCCCATTCCGAATTAAGGTATCTTTATCGCTGATCAACATGAAAAAATCGTCTTCTATAGTATTGACATCTGTATTGGCGCTGGCTATTGCTGCCTGCAACGACAAGGAAGATCAATGGATCACCGGCGATGAAAACGGCCAGGTGCGTGACACCGCTACCAGCAGTGGCCACTACCGCTACTATGGTGGCTTCTGGTACCCTATCTATGGCGGCCGCATTAACCCCGGCCGATACAATGGCGCCAGCGCACACGATATTGTTAACCCCGGCTTTCGCTCCAGCACCGTCCGTACAGGAGGGTTTGGCAGATCCGGCTCCTTCGGCAGTTAAACATGAAAAGACTTTCTATTACCCCACGACCGCACTGGCAGACAACCGTGCAAGAGCAAGGCTTTGTTTTTTATAAGGATTATTATAACGAAACGGCAGCCTATGAGTTTTCGGCCGATGAAGTAGACCAACTGGAAAGTGCTACCGCAGAAATCTTTGATATGTGCCTGGCTGTGGTGGAGCATGTGATTCAACACCAGCTGTGGGATCAGTTCTTTATTCCCAAAGCCTACGCCGAGTTGATCACGCACTCGTGGAAAGAAGATGCCATTTCTTTTTACGGCCGTATGGACCTGGCCTATGATGGCAAGAACATTAAGCTATTGGAGTTTAATGCAGACACGCCTACCTCCCTACTGGAAGCCAGCGTGATTCAATGGTACTGGCTGCAGGAGCATAACAAAGCACTGGACCAGTTCAACTCTATTCATGAAAAGTTGATGGCCCACATGAAGGTGTGCCAGGAATATTTTCTACCCGGCAAACTATTCTTTGCCTGCTCGCATGACAGTGAAGAGGATTTTATTACCACCAAGTACCTGGAGGATGTGGCCCAGCAGACAGGCATTGACACCGCCTTCCTCTACATAAATGAAGTGGGTGTGGATGACCGCGAACTGTTTTGTACCCCGCAAGGCGAGATCATGCGCAATATCTTTAAACTCTATCCTTGGGAGTGGATGTTTGGCGAGGAGTTTGGCCGCTACCTGGCCATTAACCAATATGGCATGAATTGGATAGAGCCGCCCTACAAAGCCATCCTGAGCAACAAGATGGTGCTTAAATACCTGCATGATCTTTTCCCCAACTCGCCCTATATTCTTCCCTGTGCGTACGGCCAGCCCCTATCGGACAGCTATGTACGCAAACCGGTGTATAGCCGCGAAGGCGCCAACGCCATGATCGTGCATAAAAATGTGGTGCTGGAAGAAACCAGTGGTGAGTATGGTGAGGAGGGATATATTTTCCAGGAATATTTTCCCATTCCCAAACACAATGGGCAAACACCTGTTATTGGCAGCTGGCTGATTGGTGGTGTACCTGCGGGCATGGGCATACGCGAATCCAGTGGTTTAATTACCGGCAACACCAGCTTGTTTTGTCCCCATTACTTTGTGCCCCGATAATCGGCACAGCTTTTATAGTTCTTTTAAAGGCTTGTTAACGTTTGGTTGACTGAATACCAATACTTTTGCCGCATCAACAAATACTATGAGAAGAGTTTTTCTTTTTGTTTTAGCTATCATCGCAGCAGGCAGTGTTATGGCGCAAACTGATTCAGCGTCTCGCAGCAACATGATAAGTCATAAAAACATGCCGCGTTCCGGCGATCATTTTATGCTTCAATTTGGTTACCTGGGCTGGAATGGTACACCGGACTCTATTAACACCAGTGGCTTTCCCCGTACAGGTAATGTTTATTTCCTGTTTGATTTCCCTTTTAAAACCAGTCCGCAGTGGAGTGCAGCTATAGGAGCCGGTATTGGTAGCGACAACATGTACTTTAAAGAAACAAGTGTTGGTATCAAAGACATCACCTCTTCCCTGGTATTTAAAAATTTGGCTGATACCAATAGTTTCAAAAAATATAAACTGTCTACTGTTTACCTGGAAGCACCTGTAGAATTGCGTTTTACAGCTCGCCCCGACGACAACAAGCATAGCTTTAAAGCGGCACTGGGTGTTAAAGCAGGCTTATTAATGAGCGCTATGGTAAAAGGAAAGAACCTGGAAAACAAAGCCGGTAATACCATCAACAGCTATACAATGAAGGAGAAGAGTAAGACCTTCTTCAACAAGAACCGTATTGCGGCCACTGCTCGCCTGGGTTATGGCCCGCTGAGCCTGTTTGGCTCTTACCAGTTCACTACTTTATTTAAAGAGGGCGTAGCCCCTGATATACGTCCATTTTCTATAGGACTTACCTTAAGTGGCCTATAAAGAAATTATGGCTTAATTTTTAAAGCGAACTCGTAAGGGTTCGCTTTTTAATTTTGCACCACATTATGATCGAGAAAAAGAATATAGTAAAACACGAAGAACGGGCGGTACTGGTTGGCGTAATTCAAAAAGACCAAACCGAGCACCAGGTAAAGGAATATCTTGACGAGCTGGCTTTCTTAGCCGAAACGGCCGGCGCAGTAACGATAAAGAAGTTCATGCAAAAACTGGCTCATCCTGACAGTCGCACCTTTGTAGGAAAAGGAAAGCTGCAGGAAATAGCGGAATATGCGAAGCTGCACGACGTCAGCATGCTCATATTTGATGATGAGCTATCGGGTGCACAAATCTCCAATATCGAAAAGGAAACCAATACCAAGACCATTGACCGGTCCGATCTGATCCTGGACATTTTTGCCCGCCGGGCCAAAACGGCGCAAGCCAAAGCCCAGGTAGAACTGGCGCAATACCAATACATTCTTCCCCGCCTGCGCGGTATGTGGAAGCACCTGGAGCGTTTGGGTGGAGGTATTGGTACAAGAGGTCCGGGTGAAACCGAGATTGAAACCGACCGTCGTATTGTGCGCGACAAGATCTCGCTATTGCGCAAGCGCTTGGCCGAAATAGACAAGCAGGCCTTTACCCAACGTAAAGACCGCGGCGAGTTTATCCGTGTGGCACTGGTAGGTTATACAAACGTAGGCAAGAGCACCATCATGAACCTCTTAAGTAAGAGCGATGTGCTGGCGGAGAACAAACTCTTTGCCACACTGGATACCACCACGCGCAAGATCGTATACGAGAACACGCCCTTCCTGTTAAGTGATACAGTTGGATTCATCCGCAAGTTACCTCACCATCTGGTTGAAAGCTTTAAGAGCACACTGGATGAAGTGCGTGAAGCAGATATACTACTTCATGTAGTGGACATAGCGCATGCTAATTATGAAGACCAGATTGGTGTGGTAAATAAAACCTTACAGGAACTGAAAGCTTTTGACAAGCCTGTTCTAACAATTTTCAACAAGATGGATCTGTACATCAAACACACGTTTGACGAGTGGTTGGAAGAAAGCACCAAGGAAGAAATCTTAAAAGACCTGAAGGAGCGCTGGCAGGATGCCACACAAGGCAATGCCATTTTCATATCGGCCCTGGAGCGCACGCATATTGATGACCTGCGCACCGCTATCCTTGAAAAGGTGCGCGAAATGTATAAGATCCGATATCCGTATAAGACGGCATTCTTCTACTAGTCTGAACCGGGATTTGGGGAGATGAAGGGATTAGGAAGAAGAGACGCCAGGCTGTTTCGCTTGTAGCTTAAAGCTTGTAGCTTGCAGCTTTCCTTTCACGTCTCACTTGTTCAATCGCTCTCCGTTTTCAACGGGTGAACTTGTAAACAGGTGAACTCGTAAACTACAAAAACACACATGGATTTTAAAAAGAGGAACTGGGTTCGCGTTGCCCTATCGGTGGAAGAACTAGGCATTGATGAAAAACAAGTAATAGAGGCCGATGCGGATGGCAAAATGGTTTGTATTGGTAAATATGATGGGAACCTGTTTGCGTTTGCACAGAAATGTCCGCATGCAGGTGGCTTTTTTAAAGAGGGTATTATTGACAATGCGGGCAACGTACTATGTCCACGTCACCGCTATAAGTTTTGTGTAAAGAACGGCCGCAATGTGAGTGGTGAGGGCTATTATTTAAAGCATTGGCCGGTGGAAGTAAGGGAAGAAGGCGTGTTTGTGGGACTAGAGGCTGGAGGCTGGAAACTTTTCTAAAAAATCTTTTGATTTTTTTTGTTGAAAATGAACAAGTAAAAGAGGTTTCCCCTATTTTTGCCATCCCAAAACGGGAAATTCCTCCTTAGCTCAGTTGGTTAGAGCATCTGACTGTTAATCAGAGGGTCGTTGGTTCAAGTCCAACAGGGGGAGCAGAAAAAAGCCTTGGTAGTGATACCGAGGCTTTTTTGTTTTTGCGACTTCTCAAGAAAAGACCTGCACTAATATCTTCTTTGTGGAAAGCCTTGTCTTATTTCAGTTGTTGGTGCGGCTACCGCACAAGAGCCAAGAAGAACACCAATAGCAAAAAGGAGATTCAGCGAAAAAGAAATGACAAGAAAACACTTCAATAACCGATAAGGAATTTTTATATTTAAGAAACCATGGCCATGGTCTTCAAACAGACTGCTATATACGCCCTGCTTCTATTGAATTGCTTTCTGATTGCTTGCGGAAAAGATGATAACAAACCTTCGGATAAGAGTTCTAATAAAGTCTCTGCAACCATTCAATTACCCAACACAGCCCCCTTTACATTTACTGTTTCCGGTGAGGCAGTAAAAATAAATCCTACATATCCTGGTGCATCCGAATACCATATCAACGCACAAGATTCAGCGAACAGGACCCTATTTATGCATATACCTATTGTTACGGCGCCCGGAACCTACCCGATAACAGCAAGTTCAGTAGTAGTAGGTAATGGAGAAGGTTCATTGTCATATAACAACGACCTTAATGGCACAGGCCTCAGTAATAGTTTCACAACCATATATCCTTCTGCAACAGCGAAAGGAAGCGTTACTATAACCGTAATCAATACCAAACGCATTGAAGGCACTTTCACCGCCCGGGCAAAAAATAGTCTTGGCGAAGAAGCGGTCATTACCAATGGGAGCTTTATAGGAAACTTATAATTGCTACAGCCAGGTTTACCTTGCTATTCGTAG
This genomic interval from Flavisolibacter tropicus contains the following:
- a CDS encoding nitroreductase family protein — translated: MTASETIRARASVRHFMNTPIPDSIVQAIIDDASWAPSAGNMQPWRVAVLSEKASQQFRDRYEALGWESVLPSLRVALLSHASSHQKTSWEVNQQVMQTYQQQVVVKGTPRVIAIYYDKPTLKEFNQLSLAALSLFWHRMGAVKSPVKKLAAFIQLALRSRRDYRVAQNAVKASLANFTYGLTLAAKQRGVDSCIQFSYNHAFPWLRKDLKLSRKQKLFGVVLIGVSSKPAGLEGVNSRNRRSVAIQWLPTL
- a CDS encoding glutathionylspermidine synthase family protein — protein: MKRLSITPRPHWQTTVQEQGFVFYKDYYNETAAYEFSADEVDQLESATAEIFDMCLAVVEHVIQHQLWDQFFIPKAYAELITHSWKEDAISFYGRMDLAYDGKNIKLLEFNADTPTSLLEASVIQWYWLQEHNKALDQFNSIHEKLMAHMKVCQEYFLPGKLFFACSHDSEEDFITTKYLEDVAQQTGIDTAFLYINEVGVDDRELFCTPQGEIMRNIFKLYPWEWMFGEEFGRYLAINQYGMNWIEPPYKAILSNKMVLKYLHDLFPNSPYILPCAYGQPLSDSYVRKPVYSREGANAMIVHKNVVLEETSGEYGEEGYIFQEYFPIPKHNGQTPVIGSWLIGGVPAGMGIRESSGLITGNTSLFCPHYFVPR
- a CDS encoding outer membrane beta-barrel protein; translated protein: MRRVFLFVLAIIAAGSVMAQTDSASRSNMISHKNMPRSGDHFMLQFGYLGWNGTPDSINTSGFPRTGNVYFLFDFPFKTSPQWSAAIGAGIGSDNMYFKETSVGIKDITSSLVFKNLADTNSFKKYKLSTVYLEAPVELRFTARPDDNKHSFKAALGVKAGLLMSAMVKGKNLENKAGNTINSYTMKEKSKTFFNKNRIAATARLGYGPLSLFGSYQFTTLFKEGVAPDIRPFSIGLTLSGL
- the hflX gene encoding GTPase HflX codes for the protein MIEKKNIVKHEERAVLVGVIQKDQTEHQVKEYLDELAFLAETAGAVTIKKFMQKLAHPDSRTFVGKGKLQEIAEYAKLHDVSMLIFDDELSGAQISNIEKETNTKTIDRSDLILDIFARRAKTAQAKAQVELAQYQYILPRLRGMWKHLERLGGGIGTRGPGETEIETDRRIVRDKISLLRKRLAEIDKQAFTQRKDRGEFIRVALVGYTNVGKSTIMNLLSKSDVLAENKLFATLDTTTRKIVYENTPFLLSDTVGFIRKLPHHLVESFKSTLDEVREADILLHVVDIAHANYEDQIGVVNKTLQELKAFDKPVLTIFNKMDLYIKHTFDEWLEESTKEEILKDLKERWQDATQGNAIFISALERTHIDDLRTAILEKVREMYKIRYPYKTAFFY
- a CDS encoding Rieske (2Fe-2S) protein — its product is MDFKKRNWVRVALSVEELGIDEKQVIEADADGKMVCIGKYDGNLFAFAQKCPHAGGFFKEGIIDNAGNVLCPRHRYKFCVKNGRNVSGEGYYLKHWPVEVREEGVFVGLEAGGWKLF
- a CDS encoding DUF6252 family protein; its protein translation is MVFKQTAIYALLLLNCFLIACGKDDNKPSDKSSNKVSATIQLPNTAPFTFTVSGEAVKINPTYPGASEYHINAQDSANRTLFMHIPIVTAPGTYPITASSVVVGNGEGSLSYNNDLNGTGLSNSFTTIYPSATAKGSVTITVINTKRIEGTFTARAKNSLGEEAVITNGSFIGNL